The proteins below are encoded in one region of Gadus macrocephalus chromosome 14, ASM3116895v1:
- the cln6a gene encoding ceroid-lipofuscinosis neuronal protein 6a isoform X3, with the protein MIVLPLEWFPLNKPSAGDYFHMAYNVITPILLLKLVERSPKVLSRSAVYLCIITLVMGASIHLVGDSINHRLLLSGYQLHLSVRENPIIKDLKPASLIDSFELLYYYDEQLGHLMWYIPYFLIFFLYFTGCFTQTKEQNVIPLSGWLLLGPSALYYWYLVTEGQIFELFLLTFVAMVAVVMLQQRKGLRPDINGLFLLGSFTGTMVLVVVWVTYLWNDPDLRKKYPGLLYVPEPWSYYSLHVKDSH; encoded by the exons ATg ATTGTCCTTCCACTAGAATGGTTTCCCCTGAACAAGCCCAGTGCTGGAGACTACTTCCACATGGCCTACAATGTAATCACTCCCATCCTCTTGCTTAAG CTGGTGGAGCGCAGTCCTAAGGTGCTGTCTCGTTCGGCGGTCTACCTCTGCATCATCACACTCGTCATGGGGGCCAGCATCCACCTTGTGGGGGACTCCATCAACCACAGGCTGCTCCTGAGTGGGTATCAGCTCCACCTGTCCGTCAGGGAGAACCCAATCATCAAAGACCTGAAGCCTGCATCACTG ATTGATTCATTTGAGCTACTGTACTACTATGACGAGCAGCTGGGACATTTAATGTG GTATATTCCCTACTTTCTTATTTTCTTCCTCTATTTCACTGGATGTTTTACGCAAACCAAAGAACAAAACGTCATCCCCCTCTCTGGTTGGCTGTTACTGGGACCCAGTGCTCTGTACTATTG GTACTTGGTGACTGAAGGGCAGATCTTTGAACTCTTTCTGCTCACATTCGTGGCCATggtcgccgtggtaatgctgcaacagCGTAAAGGCTTAAGGCCAGACATCAATGGGCTGTTTTTGTTAGGGAGTTTTACTGGTACCATGGTACTGGTTGTTGTCTGGGTGACCTATCTGTGGAACGACCCAGATTTACGAAAAAAGTATCCAGGACTCCTTTACGTCCCAGAACCCTGGTCTTACTACTCATTGCATGTCAAAGATAGCCACTGA
- the calml4a gene encoding calmodulin-like protein 4a isoform X1: MAKFFTPAQINEFKECFSLYDKKQKGKIEAGDLITVMRSLGTSPTFSEIDRHLQVHKIAKQGELDFSTFLTMMHRQMQQEDPKTEILEALKMADKQNKGYIQAAELRAKLTKLGEKLTNKEVDDLFKEANVKSNGTVNYEEFTRMMTLPPVDY; the protein is encoded by the exons ATG GCAAAATTTTTCACTCCAGCTCAAATCAATG AGTTCAAGGAATGTTTCTCGTTGTATGACAAGAAACAGAAGGGCAAGATTGAGGCCGGGGACCTTATCACAGTGATGCGCAGCCTCGGGACAAGCCCTACTTTCAGTGAAATCGACAGACATCTCCAAGTTCACAAAATTG CTAAGCAGGGCGAGCTGGACTTCTCTACGTTCCTGACCATGATGCACAGACAGATGCAGCAGGAGGACCCTAAGACAGAGATCCTGGAGGCCTTGAAGATGGCCGACAAGCAGAATAAAGGCTACATCCAGGCGGCTGAGCTGCGGGCCAAACTCACCAAACTAGGAGAGAAACTCACAAACAAAGAAG TGGATGATTTGTTCAAGGAAGCAAATGTCAAATCAAATGGAACGGTCAACTATGAAGAGTTCACCCGGATGATGACTCTTCCACCTGTTGACTACTGA
- the cln6a gene encoding ceroid-lipofuscinosis neuronal protein 6a isoform X1, with the protein MQVTRKRQTNNIQTSTQNRKIVSRENASSEKSPKFHLDLWLWLTLENWILDFGRPIIMIVLPLEWFPLNKPSAGDYFHMAYNVITPILLLKLVERSPKVLSRSAVYLCIITLVMGASIHLVGDSINHRLLLSGYQLHLSVRENPIIKDLKPASLIDSFELLYYYDEQLGHLMWYIPYFLIFFLYFTGCFTQTKEQNVIPLSGWLLLGPSALYYWYLVTEGQIFELFLLTFVAMVAVVMLQQRKGLRPDINGLFLLGSFTGTMVLVVVWVTYLWNDPDLRKKYPGLLYVPEPWSYYSLHVKDSH; encoded by the exons ATGCAAGTTACTCGAAAACGCCAAACCAATAATATCCAGACTTCAACGCAAAATAG AAAAATTGTTTCCAGAGAAAATGCGTCGTCAGAAAAGAGTCCAAAGTTCCATTTGGACCTATGGCTATGGCTTACCCTGGAGAACTGGATCTTAGACTTCGGAAGGCCTATTATCATg ATTGTCCTTCCACTAGAATGGTTTCCCCTGAACAAGCCCAGTGCTGGAGACTACTTCCACATGGCCTACAATGTAATCACTCCCATCCTCTTGCTTAAG CTGGTGGAGCGCAGTCCTAAGGTGCTGTCTCGTTCGGCGGTCTACCTCTGCATCATCACACTCGTCATGGGGGCCAGCATCCACCTTGTGGGGGACTCCATCAACCACAGGCTGCTCCTGAGTGGGTATCAGCTCCACCTGTCCGTCAGGGAGAACCCAATCATCAAAGACCTGAAGCCTGCATCACTG ATTGATTCATTTGAGCTACTGTACTACTATGACGAGCAGCTGGGACATTTAATGTG GTATATTCCCTACTTTCTTATTTTCTTCCTCTATTTCACTGGATGTTTTACGCAAACCAAAGAACAAAACGTCATCCCCCTCTCTGGTTGGCTGTTACTGGGACCCAGTGCTCTGTACTATTG GTACTTGGTGACTGAAGGGCAGATCTTTGAACTCTTTCTGCTCACATTCGTGGCCATggtcgccgtggtaatgctgcaacagCGTAAAGGCTTAAGGCCAGACATCAATGGGCTGTTTTTGTTAGGGAGTTTTACTGGTACCATGGTACTGGTTGTTGTCTGGGTGACCTATCTGTGGAACGACCCAGATTTACGAAAAAAGTATCCAGGACTCCTTTACGTCCCAGAACCCTGGTCTTACTACTCATTGCATGTCAAAGATAGCCACTGA
- the cln6a gene encoding ceroid-lipofuscinosis neuronal protein 6a isoform X2 has translation MIPRLRTWVEGISFNIEKIVSRENASSEKSPKFHLDLWLWLTLENWILDFGRPIIMIVLPLEWFPLNKPSAGDYFHMAYNVITPILLLKLVERSPKVLSRSAVYLCIITLVMGASIHLVGDSINHRLLLSGYQLHLSVRENPIIKDLKPASLIDSFELLYYYDEQLGHLMWYIPYFLIFFLYFTGCFTQTKEQNVIPLSGWLLLGPSALYYWYLVTEGQIFELFLLTFVAMVAVVMLQQRKGLRPDINGLFLLGSFTGTMVLVVVWVTYLWNDPDLRKKYPGLLYVPEPWSYYSLHVKDSH, from the exons ATGATTCCAAGGTTGCGGACCTGGGTTGAAGGGATCTCATTTAATATTGA AAAAATTGTTTCCAGAGAAAATGCGTCGTCAGAAAAGAGTCCAAAGTTCCATTTGGACCTATGGCTATGGCTTACCCTGGAGAACTGGATCTTAGACTTCGGAAGGCCTATTATCATg ATTGTCCTTCCACTAGAATGGTTTCCCCTGAACAAGCCCAGTGCTGGAGACTACTTCCACATGGCCTACAATGTAATCACTCCCATCCTCTTGCTTAAG CTGGTGGAGCGCAGTCCTAAGGTGCTGTCTCGTTCGGCGGTCTACCTCTGCATCATCACACTCGTCATGGGGGCCAGCATCCACCTTGTGGGGGACTCCATCAACCACAGGCTGCTCCTGAGTGGGTATCAGCTCCACCTGTCCGTCAGGGAGAACCCAATCATCAAAGACCTGAAGCCTGCATCACTG ATTGATTCATTTGAGCTACTGTACTACTATGACGAGCAGCTGGGACATTTAATGTG GTATATTCCCTACTTTCTTATTTTCTTCCTCTATTTCACTGGATGTTTTACGCAAACCAAAGAACAAAACGTCATCCCCCTCTCTGGTTGGCTGTTACTGGGACCCAGTGCTCTGTACTATTG GTACTTGGTGACTGAAGGGCAGATCTTTGAACTCTTTCTGCTCACATTCGTGGCCATggtcgccgtggtaatgctgcaacagCGTAAAGGCTTAAGGCCAGACATCAATGGGCTGTTTTTGTTAGGGAGTTTTACTGGTACCATGGTACTGGTTGTTGTCTGGGTGACCTATCTGTGGAACGACCCAGATTTACGAAAAAAGTATCCAGGACTCCTTTACGTCCCAGAACCCTGGTCTTACTACTCATTGCATGTCAAAGATAGCCACTGA
- the calml4a gene encoding calmodulin-like protein 4a isoform X2, with protein MAKFFTPAQINAKQGELDFSTFLTMMHRQMQQEDPKTEILEALKMADKQNKGYIQAAELRAKLTKLGEKLTNKEVDDLFKEANVKSNGTVNYEEFTRMMTLPPVDY; from the exons ATG GCAAAATTTTTCACTCCAGCTCAAATCAATG CTAAGCAGGGCGAGCTGGACTTCTCTACGTTCCTGACCATGATGCACAGACAGATGCAGCAGGAGGACCCTAAGACAGAGATCCTGGAGGCCTTGAAGATGGCCGACAAGCAGAATAAAGGCTACATCCAGGCGGCTGAGCTGCGGGCCAAACTCACCAAACTAGGAGAGAAACTCACAAACAAAGAAG TGGATGATTTGTTCAAGGAAGCAAATGTCAAATCAAATGGAACGGTCAACTATGAAGAGTTCACCCGGATGATGACTCTTCCACCTGTTGACTACTGA